In one Pseudomonas sp. Bout1 genomic region, the following are encoded:
- a CDS encoding penicillin-binding protein activator produces MIACLRLFSALCLAALLAACASSPSSSLGDLPRTPDASIEQLLEQATSAKTPEKAALLRLSAADLAYHQNNPARSAQILAQVPLDALKPAAQVFASTLSAELAMARNQPKAALTALNHPSLQSLKELPPEQQIRTGTVHARAYEADGQTLAAARERVAMAPLLSGDAYNSNHEAIWALIAALPAEQLQASGNPTLDGWISLAQAVKGAGTLEQQQAAIDTWRAQNPGHPAASQLPQPLTKLKELASQPLNKIALLLPQEGPLAGVAKALREGFMAAHYQAEQAGQKPPVIEFYDSSRLTSIDDFYAKAQAAGVQLVVGPLEKPLVKQLSARPQLPITTLALNYSEADQNPAQLFQFGLAAEDEAREVSRRARADGLHRAAAMVPKGEWGERVYKAFRQDWEANGGTVVGVEYVDQPVALAQQIADLFQLRKSEGRAKSLQSTVGTDVSAQPSRRQDIEFIFLAVTPQLAQQIKPTLNFQYAGDVPVYATSHVFSASGDKNQYLDMTNVMFCETPWLLNTTDPLRNQVAAQWPQANGSLGRLYAMGVDAYRLAPRLGQLKALPDTRVDGLSGNLGVSANQRVNRQMPWAKFVGGEIQRLPDTPR; encoded by the coding sequence ATGATCGCTTGCCTGCGGCTGTTCTCTGCCCTCTGCCTCGCTGCCCTGTTGGCGGCTTGCGCCAGCTCGCCCTCGTCCAGCCTTGGCGACCTCCCCCGGACCCCGGATGCCAGCATCGAGCAACTGCTCGAGCAGGCGACTTCGGCCAAGACTCCGGAAAAAGCCGCGCTGTTGCGCTTGAGTGCGGCAGACCTGGCGTACCACCAAAACAATCCGGCACGCTCGGCGCAGATTCTTGCCCAAGTGCCACTGGATGCCCTGAAGCCGGCGGCGCAGGTTTTTGCCAGCACCCTCTCGGCCGAACTGGCGATGGCCCGCAACCAGCCCAAGGCGGCGTTGACAGCGCTGAACCACCCAAGCCTGCAGAGCCTGAAGGAGCTGCCGCCCGAACAGCAGATCCGTACTGGCACCGTGCATGCCCGCGCCTATGAAGCCGACGGCCAGACCCTGGCCGCCGCCCGCGAGCGCGTCGCCATGGCCCCGCTGCTCTCCGGTGATGCTTACAACAGCAACCACGAAGCCATCTGGGCATTGATTGCCGCCCTGCCTGCCGAGCAGTTGCAAGCCAGCGGCAACCCGACGCTGGACGGCTGGATCAGCCTGGCCCAGGCAGTCAAGGGTGCCGGCACCCTGGAACAACAGCAGGCCGCCATCGACACCTGGCGCGCCCAGAACCCGGGCCACCCGGCGGCCTCGCAACTGCCGCAGCCGCTGACCAAGCTCAAGGAGCTGGCCAGCCAGCCGCTGAACAAGATTGCCCTGCTGCTGCCACAGGAAGGCCCGCTGGCGGGCGTCGCCAAGGCGCTGCGCGAAGGCTTCATGGCCGCGCACTACCAGGCTGAACAAGCCGGGCAGAAGCCGCCGGTGATCGAGTTCTACGACAGCTCGCGCCTGACCTCCATCGACGACTTCTACGCCAAGGCCCAGGCCGCCGGCGTGCAACTGGTGGTCGGCCCGCTGGAGAAACCGCTGGTCAAGCAACTCAGCGCTCGCCCGCAACTGCCAATTACCACCCTGGCCCTGAACTACAGCGAAGCCGACCAGAACCCGGCGCAACTGTTCCAGTTTGGCCTGGCTGCTGAAGACGAAGCCCGCGAAGTGTCCCGCCGCGCCCGCGCCGACGGCCTGCACCGCGCTGCCGCCATGGTGCCGAAAGGCGAATGGGGCGAACGCGTGTATAAAGCCTTCCGTCAGGATTGGGAAGCCAACGGCGGCACCGTGGTAGGCGTCGAATACGTTGATCAGCCGGTAGCCCTGGCCCAACAGATCGCTGACCTGTTCCAGCTACGCAAAAGTGAAGGCCGGGCCAAGAGCCTGCAAAGTACCGTAGGTACCGATGTTTCCGCCCAGCCATCGCGCCGCCAGGACATCGAGTTCATCTTCCTGGCCGTCACCCCGCAACTGGCCCAACAGATCAAGCCGACCCTGAACTTCCAATATGCCGGTGATGTGCCGGTGTACGCCACGTCCCACGTGTTCAGCGCCAGCGGCGACAAGAACCAGTACCTGGACATGACCAACGTGATGTTCTGCGAGACCCCTTGGTTGCTCAACACCACCGACCCGCTGCGCAACCAGGTCGCCGCCCAGTGGCCGCAAGCCAACGGCAGCCTCGGTCGCCTGTACGCAATGGGGGTTGATGCCTACCGCCTGGCGCCGCGCCTGGGGCAACTCAAGGCGCTGCCGGATACTCGCGTTGACGGCTTGTCCGGCAACCTGGGCGTCAGCGCCAACCAGCGCGTTAATCGCCAGATGCCATGGGCGAAGTTCGTTGGCGGCGAGATCCAGCGCCTGCCTGACACCCCACGCTGA
- the rsmI gene encoding 16S rRNA (cytidine(1402)-2'-O)-methyltransferase, with protein sequence MCLLPIIEVCALTAPGPLNSTAGSLFVVATPIGNLDDISARALKVLRDVKLIAAEDTRHSQRLMQHFGIPTPLAACHEHNEREEGSRFITRLLAGDDVALISDAGTPLISDPGYHLVRQARAAGINVVPVPGACALIAALSAAGLPSDRFIFEGFLPAKAVGRRARLELVKEEPRTLIFYEAPHRILECLQDMELVFGGDRLALLAREITKTFETLKGLPLQELRAFVEGDSNQQRGECVVLVAGWSAPESEDAVGSEAMRVLDLLLKEMPLKRAAALAAEITGVRKNVLYQVALDKQKGE encoded by the coding sequence ATGTGCCTTTTGCCAATCATCGAGGTGTGCGCTTTGACTGCTCCAGGTCCTTTGAATTCCACTGCAGGCTCGCTTTTTGTCGTGGCGACGCCCATTGGCAACCTGGACGACATCAGTGCGCGAGCATTGAAAGTGTTGCGCGACGTAAAACTGATCGCCGCCGAAGACACCCGGCACTCCCAGCGGTTGATGCAACATTTTGGCATTCCGACCCCCCTGGCTGCGTGCCACGAACATAACGAACGCGAAGAAGGCAGTCGTTTCATCACCCGTTTGTTGGCGGGCGACGATGTGGCGCTGATCTCGGATGCGGGCACGCCGCTGATTTCCGACCCCGGCTACCACTTGGTTCGCCAGGCACGGGCCGCTGGTATCAATGTAGTGCCTGTTCCGGGAGCGTGCGCGCTGATTGCGGCATTGTCCGCAGCGGGTTTGCCATCGGACCGTTTTATTTTCGAGGGTTTCCTGCCGGCCAAGGCTGTAGGGCGGCGGGCGCGCCTGGAGTTGGTGAAGGAAGAACCGCGCACATTGATCTTCTACGAAGCCCCGCACCGCATCCTTGAATGCCTGCAAGACATGGAGTTGGTGTTCGGCGGTGATCGCCTGGCGCTGTTGGCGCGGGAGATCACCAAGACCTTCGAAACCCTCAAGGGCTTGCCACTGCAAGAGCTGCGTGCGTTCGTCGAAGGTGACAGCAATCAACAGCGCGGGGAATGCGTGGTCCTGGTAGCCGGGTGGTCGGCGCCGGAAAGCGAAGATGCAGTGGGCAGTGAGGCAATGCGCGTTCTTGACCTGCTGCTCAAGGAAATGCCATTGAAACGCGCGGCTGCCCTGGCGGCGGAAATCACCGGTGTACGCAAGAACGTCCTGTATCAAGTCGCGCTGGATAAACAAAAGGGCGAATAG
- a CDS encoding paraquat-inducible protein A, whose amino-acid sequence MSRPPTASELNLCLCHSCGLACDVSASPDECERCGAPLHRRKVHSLTRTWAYLLTALAFYVPANLLPVMNTSMLGSGADSTIMSGVLEFWQHGAWDIALIIFIASIAVPGIKFVALTLLLVTVQRNNQWARKERSKLFRFVEVIGYWSMLDVIVVALVAALVKFQALGTIEPRLGILFFGLVVVFTMLSAMSFDPRLIWANPHNEDMPDGVENP is encoded by the coding sequence ATGAGCCGACCACCGACTGCCAGCGAGCTGAACCTGTGCCTGTGCCACAGTTGCGGACTGGCCTGCGACGTCAGCGCCAGCCCTGACGAGTGCGAGCGTTGCGGCGCGCCCCTGCATCGGCGCAAGGTCCATTCACTGACCCGCACTTGGGCCTATCTGCTGACGGCGCTGGCGTTTTACGTTCCCGCCAACTTACTGCCGGTGATGAACACTTCGATGCTCGGCTCCGGCGCCGACAGCACCATCATGAGTGGCGTGCTGGAATTCTGGCAGCATGGCGCCTGGGACATCGCCCTGATCATTTTCATCGCCAGCATCGCGGTGCCGGGCATCAAGTTCGTCGCGCTAACCCTGCTGCTGGTCACCGTGCAGCGTAATAACCAGTGGGCGCGCAAGGAGCGCTCGAAGCTGTTTCGCTTCGTGGAGGTGATTGGCTACTGGTCGATGCTGGATGTGATCGTGGTGGCACTGGTGGCCGCCCTGGTGAAGTTCCAGGCCCTGGGCACCATCGAGCCGCGCCTGGGGATACTGTTCTTTGGCCTGGTGGTGGTGTTCACCATGCTGTCGGCCATGAGTTTTGACCCGCGCCTGATCTGGGCAAACCCACACAATGAGGACATGCCGGATGGCGTCGAAAACCCCTGA
- a CDS encoding YraN family protein, translated as MPERSSAQSGKDAELQALHYLQQQGLRLLAQNWLCKRGELDLVMLDGDTVVFVEVRYRKHAQWGGALASIDGRKRQKLILAAQFFLLKERRWADHPCRFDVVAIQSTPRGTADLNWLQDAFDS; from the coding sequence ATGCCCGAGCGGTCAAGCGCACAAAGCGGCAAGGACGCCGAACTTCAAGCACTCCACTACTTGCAACAACAGGGTCTGCGCCTCCTGGCGCAGAACTGGTTGTGCAAGCGCGGTGAGCTTGATCTGGTCATGCTTGACGGCGATACAGTAGTATTTGTCGAAGTCCGCTACAGAAAACACGCACAATGGGGTGGCGCGCTCGCCAGTATCGACGGGCGCAAGCGCCAGAAGCTGATACTCGCCGCGCAGTTTTTCCTGCTAAAAGAGCGTCGCTGGGCCGATCATCCCTGCCGTTTCGATGTGGTTGCCATACAAAGCACTCCCCGGGGAACAGCCGATCTGAACTGGCTGCAAGATGCCTTTGACAGCTGA
- a CDS encoding phosphoheptose isomerase, with product MDMQSRIRQLFQASIDTKQQAMEVLAPHIEQASQVMVNALLNEGKMLSCGNGGSAGDAQHFSSELLNRFERERPSLPAIALTTDTSTITSIANDYSYNEIFSKQIRALGQPGDVLLAISTSGNSANIIQAIQAAHDREMIVVALTGRDGGGMASLLLPEDVEIRVPANVTARIQEVHLLAIHCLCDLIDSQLFGSEE from the coding sequence ATGGACATGCAATCCCGAATTCGCCAGCTTTTCCAGGCCAGCATCGATACCAAGCAACAGGCGATGGAAGTACTTGCACCGCACATCGAGCAAGCCAGTCAGGTCATGGTCAACGCCTTGCTCAACGAAGGCAAAATGCTTTCGTGCGGCAACGGCGGTTCGGCCGGTGATGCCCAGCATTTCTCCTCCGAGCTGCTCAACCGCTTCGAGCGTGAGCGCCCAAGCCTGCCGGCCATTGCCCTGACCACCGACACCTCGACGATCACCTCGATCGCCAACGACTACAGCTACAACGAAATCTTCTCCAAACAGATTCGCGCCCTTGGCCAGCCGGGTGATGTACTGCTGGCGATCTCCACCAGCGGTAACTCGGCGAACATTATTCAAGCGATCCAGGCCGCACATGATCGTGAAATGATTGTCGTAGCATTGACCGGGCGCGACGGCGGCGGCATGGCCTCGCTGCTGCTGCCCGAAGACGTAGAGATTCGCGTCCCGGCCAATGTCACTGCGCGTATTCAGGAAGTCCACCTGCTGGCGATCCACTGCCTGTGCGATCTGATCGACAGCCAACTGTTCGGGAGTGAAGAATGA
- a CDS encoding OmpA family protein: MFTSRRLLVVATAVALLSGCASPNPYDGSQGQANNGSEGGISKTAKYGGLGALAGALAGAAIDHNNRGKGALIGGAIAGIGAAGYGYYADQQEKKLRESMANTGVEVQRQGDQIKLIMPGNITFATNSDAISSSFYTPLNNLANSLKQFNQNTIQIVGYTDSTGSRQLNMDLSQRRAQSVANYLTSQGVSPTNLSARGAGPDSPIASNADVNGRAQNRRVEVNLGPIPGQQYGQPAAQQQPAAQQNNQFQGNPYSQYQ, translated from the coding sequence ATGTTCACTTCTCGTCGTCTGCTTGTTGTCGCTACCGCCGTAGCCCTGTTGTCCGGCTGCGCTTCACCTAATCCTTATGACGGCAGCCAGGGACAGGCGAATAATGGTTCTGAGGGCGGCATCAGCAAAACCGCCAAGTACGGTGGCCTGGGTGCCCTGGCCGGGGCGCTGGCCGGTGCTGCCATCGACCACAACAACCGTGGCAAGGGCGCGCTGATCGGTGGCGCAATCGCCGGCATCGGCGCTGCGGGTTATGGCTACTACGCCGACCAGCAGGAAAAGAAACTGCGCGAAAGCATGGCCAATACCGGGGTTGAAGTTCAGCGCCAGGGTGACCAGATCAAGCTGATCATGCCGGGCAACATCACCTTCGCCACCAACTCGGACGCGATCTCCAGCAGCTTCTACACGCCGCTGAACAACCTGGCCAACTCGCTCAAGCAGTTCAACCAGAACACCATCCAGATCGTGGGCTACACCGACAGCACCGGCAGCCGCCAACTGAACATGGACCTGTCCCAGCGTCGTGCGCAAAGCGTGGCTAACTACCTGACGTCCCAAGGTGTGAGCCCCACCAACCTGAGTGCGCGCGGTGCCGGCCCGGATAGCCCGATTGCGAGCAACGCCGACGTCAATGGGCGTGCCCAGAACCGTCGCGTAGAAGTCAACCTGGGGCCTATCCCGGGCCAGCAGTACGGCCAGCCAGCTGCCCAGCAGCAACCGGCGGCGCAGCAGAACAACCAGTTCCAGGGCAACCCGTACTCGCAATACCAGTAA
- the ftsL gene encoding cell division protein FtsL encodes MSKLFAKPLPGGSFFMLLLFVGVLVSAIAVSYSAHYNRQLLNTLYGELSVRDKAQAEWGRLILEQSTWTAHSRIEVLATEQLKMHIPGAAEVRMVAP; translated from the coding sequence GTGAGCAAGCTTTTCGCCAAGCCCCTTCCGGGCGGCAGCTTCTTTATGTTGCTGTTGTTTGTTGGCGTGCTGGTGTCCGCGATTGCGGTGTCCTACAGCGCCCACTACAACCGTCAACTGCTCAATACCCTGTACGGGGAATTGAGCGTGCGCGACAAGGCGCAGGCGGAGTGGGGCCGGTTGATCCTCGAGCAAAGCACCTGGACCGCCCACAGCCGCATCGAAGTGCTGGCCACTGAACAACTGAAGATGCACATTCCGGGCGCTGCAGAAGTTCGCATGGTGGCGCCATGA
- the rsmH gene encoding 16S rRNA (cytosine(1402)-N(4))-methyltransferase RsmH: MTIDSGFNHITVLLDEAVEALAVRADGCYLDGTFGRGGHSRLILSQLGSDGKLLGFDKDPQAIATGQALAAEDGRFVVVQRSFAELGAEVAERGMAGKVAGVLLDLGVSSPQLDDPERGFSFMNDGPLDMRMDPSRGVSAAQFIATAPHEEITRVFKEYGEERFAGRMARAVVERREIQPFERTADLAEVLKVANPAWEKGKNPATRAFQGLRIHVNNELGDLEAGLEAALEALEVGGRLVVISFHSLEDRIVKLFMRRLVKGESDNLPRNLPVRYEAFVPKIKIHGKAQFASEAELKANPRSRSAVMRVAEKLR; encoded by the coding sequence GTGACTATTGATAGCGGCTTTAACCACATCACCGTACTGCTTGACGAAGCCGTTGAGGCTCTCGCCGTACGCGCGGATGGCTGCTATTTGGATGGCACCTTCGGCAGGGGCGGGCACAGTCGGCTGATCCTCAGCCAGCTTGGTTCGGACGGTAAGCTCCTCGGGTTCGACAAAGACCCTCAAGCGATTGCCACCGGGCAAGCGCTAGCGGCCGAAGACGGCCGCTTTGTCGTTGTGCAGCGCAGCTTTGCCGAGCTCGGCGCGGAAGTCGCCGAACGCGGCATGGCGGGCAAGGTGGCCGGGGTCCTGCTGGACCTGGGCGTGTCTTCGCCGCAGCTGGACGACCCGGAGCGCGGCTTCAGTTTCATGAACGACGGCCCGCTGGACATGCGCATGGACCCAAGCCGCGGCGTCAGCGCCGCGCAGTTCATCGCCACCGCACCCCACGAAGAAATCACCCGTGTGTTCAAGGAATACGGCGAAGAACGCTTCGCCGGCCGTATGGCGCGCGCCGTGGTCGAGCGCCGGGAAATCCAGCCGTTTGAACGCACCGCTGACTTGGCTGAAGTGCTGAAAGTCGCCAACCCTGCGTGGGAAAAGGGCAAGAATCCGGCTACCCGTGCGTTCCAGGGCCTGCGCATTCACGTCAACAACGAATTGGGCGATCTGGAAGCCGGCCTCGAAGCCGCTCTGGAAGCGCTGGAAGTGGGCGGTCGCCTGGTGGTGATCAGCTTCCACTCCCTGGAAGACCGCATCGTCAAATTGTTCATGCGTCGTCTGGTCAAGGGCGAATCCGACAACCTGCCGCGCAACCTGCCGGTACGTTACGAAGCCTTTGTGCCGAAAATCAAAATCCATGGCAAAGCGCAGTTCGCTTCCGAAGCCGAACTCAAGGCCAACCCACGTTCCCGTAGCGCTGTCATGCGCGTTGCGGAGAAGTTGCGGTGA
- a CDS encoding MBL fold metallo-hydrolase has product MNIQSPALIRQTFPVGPLQCNCTIIGDPVTKKAIVVDPGGNHEQILARLDALGLKVVSIIHTHAHLDHFLASGQLKEKTGATLHLHKEDQFLWDNLEMQCQMFRVPYTPVPPPDRWLEDEEELACGCGVALHTPGHTPGSMSFWFADAQLLIAGDTLFRRGVGRTDLWGGDQATIVRSIKQRLYTLDEAAVVVTGHGPDTRLGDEMRENPFVRA; this is encoded by the coding sequence ATGAATATTCAGTCCCCCGCGCTGATCCGCCAAACCTTTCCCGTCGGCCCGTTGCAGTGCAACTGCACGATCATCGGTGACCCGGTCACCAAAAAAGCCATCGTGGTCGATCCGGGTGGCAACCATGAGCAGATTCTGGCGCGGCTCGATGCGCTGGGCCTGAAAGTGGTCAGCATCATTCACACCCATGCCCATCTCGACCATTTCCTGGCCTCCGGGCAGTTGAAGGAAAAGACCGGCGCTACTTTGCACTTGCACAAGGAAGACCAGTTTTTGTGGGATAACCTGGAAATGCAGTGCCAGATGTTTCGCGTGCCGTACACGCCGGTGCCGCCGCCGGATCGCTGGCTGGAGGACGAAGAAGAGCTGGCCTGTGGCTGTGGGGTGGCTTTGCACACACCTGGACACACACCCGGGTCGATGAGTTTCTGGTTCGCCGATGCGCAGTTGCTGATTGCCGGCGACACTCTGTTTCGGCGGGGCGTGGGGCGTACGGATTTATGGGGCGGTGACCAGGCGACCATCGTGCGCTCGATCAAGCAACGGCTCTATACCCTTGATGAGGCGGCAGTTGTGGTGACGGGGCACGGTCCGGACACGCGCCTGGGGGATGAAATGCGTGAGAATCCGTTTGTACGCGCGTGA
- a CDS encoding BON domain-containing protein — translation MTVKRLSLLAITLCLGISGCSSVIEASRDTPIQDDKGTRTFGSKIDDSLIETKVSVNVSKAAPDLGNGASRIVVVSFNGVVLLTGQTPRADLKAQAEQAASSVQRVKKVHNELQVMEPITLLAISNDALLTTKVKTQMLTDNAIPGSRIKIVTDNGIVYMMGLLTQAEATRAANLVQGVSGVQKIVKLFEYID, via the coding sequence ATGACCGTTAAACGCCTTAGCCTATTGGCAATCACGCTGTGCCTAGGCATCAGCGGCTGCAGCTCGGTAATCGAAGCAAGCCGCGACACGCCCATCCAGGACGATAAAGGCACCCGCACATTCGGCAGCAAAATCGATGACTCGCTGATCGAAACCAAGGTTTCCGTCAACGTTTCCAAGGCCGCTCCGGACCTGGGCAACGGTGCTTCGCGCATCGTGGTCGTCAGCTTCAACGGTGTGGTACTGCTCACCGGCCAAACCCCGCGCGCCGACCTGAAGGCCCAGGCCGAACAAGCCGCCTCCAGCGTTCAACGGGTCAAGAAGGTCCACAACGAATTGCAGGTGATGGAACCGATCACGCTGCTGGCCATCAGCAACGATGCCCTGCTGACCACCAAGGTCAAGACGCAGATGCTGACCGACAACGCAATTCCGGGCTCACGCATCAAGATCGTCACCGATAACGGCATTGTCTACATGATGGGCCTGCTGACCCAGGCAGAAGCGACCCGCGCTGCCAACCTGGTACAAGGTGTATCCGGCGTACAGAAGATTGTGAAACTGTTCGAATACATCGACTGA
- a CDS encoding penicillin-binding protein 2, whose protein sequence is MKLEGALYPWRFRVVLGLLALMVGAIAWRIIDLQVVDRDFLIGQGDARSLRHIPIPAHRGLITDRNGEPLAVSTPVTTLWANAKEMQTAKDKWPELAAALGQDPKALSERLEAQANKEFIYLVRGLTPEQGQQVLDLKVPGVYGIEEFRRFYPAGETTAHMVGFTDIDDHGREGVELAYDEWLAGVPGKRQVIKDRRGRLIKDVQVTKNAKAGKPLALSIDLRLQYLANRELRNAIIENGAKAGSLVIMDVKTGEILAMVNQPTYNPNNRRNLQPAMMRNRAMIDVFEPGSTMKAISMSAALETGRWKPADKVEVYPGTLQLGKYTIRDVSRSEGPVLDLTGILINSSNVGMSKVAFDIGGEAIYHLAQKVGLGQPTGLDFPGERVGNLPNYRDWKKAETATLSYGYGLSVTAIQLAHAFSVLANNGRMVPLSLIHLDEAPPATQVIPENVAKTMQGMLQQVIEAPRGVFRAQVPAYHVAGKSGTARKTAVGTKGYAENSYRSLFAGFGPMSDPRYAIVVVIDEPSKAGYFGGLVSAPVFSKVMSGTLRLMNITPDNLPTTQQANAGPPAAAVKANGGRG, encoded by the coding sequence ATGAAACTTGAGGGCGCACTCTACCCATGGCGTTTCCGTGTCGTGCTGGGGTTGCTGGCACTGATGGTGGGCGCGATTGCCTGGCGGATTATCGACTTGCAAGTGGTGGACCGTGACTTCCTGATCGGCCAGGGCGATGCCCGCAGCCTGCGTCATATCCCGATTCCTGCGCACCGCGGCCTGATCACCGACCGTAACGGCGAGCCTCTGGCCGTCAGTACGCCGGTGACCACCCTGTGGGCCAATGCCAAGGAAATGCAGACCGCCAAGGACAAGTGGCCGGAACTGGCGGCAGCCCTGGGCCAGGACCCCAAAGCCCTGAGCGAACGCCTCGAAGCCCAGGCCAACAAAGAATTCATCTACCTGGTTCGCGGGCTCACCCCTGAACAGGGCCAGCAAGTACTCGACCTTAAAGTCCCCGGTGTCTACGGCATCGAGGAATTTCGGCGTTTCTACCCGGCTGGTGAAACCACTGCCCATATGGTGGGTTTCACCGACATTGATGATCACGGTCGTGAAGGCGTAGAACTCGCCTACGACGAATGGCTGGCCGGGGTTCCCGGCAAACGACAGGTCATCAAGGATCGGCGCGGCAGACTGATCAAGGATGTCCAGGTCACCAAAAACGCCAAGGCCGGTAAGCCCTTGGCGTTGTCGATTGACCTGCGCCTGCAATACCTGGCCAACCGCGAGTTGCGTAACGCGATCATCGAGAATGGTGCAAAAGCCGGCAGCCTGGTGATCATGGACGTGAAGACCGGCGAGATTCTCGCCATGGTCAACCAGCCGACCTACAACCCCAATAACCGTCGCAACCTGCAACCGGCGATGATGCGCAACCGCGCCATGATCGACGTGTTCGAGCCGGGTTCGACCATGAAAGCCATCTCCATGAGTGCCGCCCTGGAAACCGGGCGCTGGAAGCCGGCCGACAAGGTCGAGGTTTACCCGGGTACCCTGCAGTTGGGCAAATACACCATTCGTGACGTGTCCCGCTCTGAAGGTCCGGTGCTGGATTTGACAGGCATCCTGATCAACTCCAGTAACGTGGGCATGAGTAAAGTTGCCTTCGATATCGGCGGCGAAGCCATCTACCACCTCGCGCAAAAAGTCGGCCTGGGGCAACCCACCGGCCTGGACTTCCCGGGCGAACGTGTGGGCAACCTGCCGAACTACCGTGACTGGAAAAAGGCCGAGACCGCAACGCTTTCGTACGGTTATGGCCTGTCGGTAACCGCCATCCAGCTGGCCCACGCCTTCTCGGTGTTGGCCAATAACGGCCGCATGGTGCCGTTGAGCCTGATCCACCTCGACGAGGCACCGCCTGCGACCCAGGTGATCCCGGAAAACGTCGCCAAGACCATGCAAGGCATGCTGCAACAAGTGATCGAAGCACCGCGTGGCGTATTCCGTGCCCAGGTGCCGGCGTATCACGTGGCAGGCAAGTCCGGTACCGCGCGTAAAACCGCCGTGGGCACCAAGGGCTACGCCGAAAACTCCTACCGTTCGCTGTTCGCAGGCTTCGGTCCGATGAGCGATCCGCGTTACGCCATCGTCGTAGTGATTGATGAGCCAAGCAAGGCCGGTTACTTCGGTGGCCTGGTATCGGCGCCGGTGTTCAGCAAGGTGATGTCCGGGACTCTGCGCCTGATGAACATCACGCCGGACAACCTGCCGACGACCCAGCAAGCGAACGCCGGACCGCCGGCCGCTGCTGTAAAAGCCAATGGAGGGCGCGGCTGA
- a CDS encoding paraquat-inducible protein A: MVALSPLIICEHCDCVYEKVTLAKHQKTLCTRCAGVLQRHNGLSVEQRLALTLTAAVLWVFANFYPVMSISLQGLKSSATLWDSVVALAQGPITFIALVAAISIIIAPVFQLLLLLWVLCFAMKGKRSPAFKVCMRWLEALRPWSMLEVCLLGAMVAVFKLAGMLDVLPGTGLFALAALSLLLIRIAGRDIRDLWDML; encoded by the coding sequence GTGGTGGCCCTCAGCCCATTGATCATCTGCGAACACTGCGATTGCGTGTATGAAAAAGTCACGCTCGCCAAACATCAGAAGACCCTCTGCACCCGTTGTGCAGGCGTGCTGCAGCGCCACAACGGGCTGTCGGTGGAGCAACGCCTGGCCCTGACCCTGACCGCCGCCGTGCTGTGGGTGTTCGCCAACTTTTACCCGGTGATGAGCATCAGCCTGCAAGGCCTGAAAAGCAGCGCCACGCTATGGGATTCCGTGGTGGCGCTGGCCCAGGGCCCGATTACCTTTATTGCGCTGGTGGCAGCGATTTCAATCATTATCGCGCCGGTGTTCCAGTTGCTGCTGTTGCTATGGGTGCTGTGCTTTGCGATGAAGGGCAAGCGGTCGCCGGCGTTCAAGGTGTGCATGCGCTGGCTCGAAGCGCTCCGGCCCTGGAGCATGCTGGAAGTCTGCCTGCTGGGCGCGATGGTGGCGGTGTTCAAGCTGGCCGGGATGCTGGATGTGTTGCCCGGTACCGGGCTGTTTGCCCTGGCGGCCCTCAGCCTGTTGCTGATCCGAATTGCCGGGCGTGATATTCGCGACCTTTGGGACATGTTATGA
- the mraZ gene encoding division/cell wall cluster transcriptional repressor MraZ, which produces MFRGANAISLDAKGRLAMPSRYRDELISRSSGQLIITIDAVDPCLCVYPLDEWELIETKLRALPSLREENRRLQRLLIGNAVDLELDGSGRFLVPPRLREYAKLDKRAMLVGQLNKFQLWDEDAWDAVSAADLAAIQQPGAMPDELRDLIL; this is translated from the coding sequence GTGTTTCGCGGAGCTAACGCTATCAGTCTCGATGCAAAAGGCCGTCTCGCCATGCCGAGCCGGTATCGTGACGAGCTCATTTCGCGAAGTTCCGGACAGTTAATCATCACCATCGATGCCGTTGACCCTTGTTTATGTGTTTACCCGCTCGACGAGTGGGAACTGATTGAAACCAAGTTGCGCGCGCTGCCTTCACTGCGTGAAGAAAACCGCCGCCTGCAGCGTTTGCTGATTGGTAATGCCGTCGACCTCGAACTCGATGGCAGTGGTCGTTTCCTGGTTCCGCCGCGTCTGCGCGAATACGCCAAGCTCGACAAGCGCGCAATGCTGGTAGGCCAACTGAACAAGTTCCAATTGTGGGACGAAGATGCCTGGGATGCTGTTTCTGCAGCTGACCTGGCTGCTATTCAACAACCGGGCGCCATGCCTGATGAACTGCGTGATTTGATCCTGTGA